One genomic region from Siniperca chuatsi isolate FFG_IHB_CAS linkage group LG18, ASM2008510v1, whole genome shotgun sequence encodes:
- the LOC122866188 gene encoding transcription factor 7-like 1-B codes for MDHIADVERAVEEMEWGDVLSTLQAAIDELLGDIPNPPPPSPPPPPVSAGLIRIDTHPQPVESLNKGYGGCYPQGAAPHTFEQPSPLMATLRVNVGQAAPIIYQGPLYDQNVTQSGHLYSQAGAYSQGQFLPYQWPVDEVPGAASASYPAAPPSPYNDVPVVRLPEGMGQNLPPVAVPNGEVVYRIAADVFTPSYSAAPPLNTSVSQKRKHENQWDGDWPYVKKPPNAFMLFMKEQRPNVVAELNVSESAAVNTILGQRWKSLSNEEKAKYYEKAAKERLLHSQQHPNWSSRDNYGKKRKRMRSKAPTSVKMFASKPGEVTQQAKKLCVTRVQMAMVVPSASQTAVMEAPQTQTVLMQTPHAQTAGTLHVCDICHLPQVYEIYWLDSPATTVSTELDSPTAPTKIQTTEQLKPPPLTAQSQLPSSPYTDIFF; via the exons ATGGATCACATTGCAGATGTTGAACGTGCTGTGGAGGAGATGGAGTGGGGCGACGTGCTGTCCACTCTCCAGGCGGCGATTGATGAACTATTGGGAGACATACCCAACCCGCCACCtccatctccacctcctcctcctgtctctgctggGCTTATAAGAATTGACACCCACCCTCAGCCAGTGGAAAGTCTGAACAAAGGATATGGTGGGTGCTACCCCCAGGGAGCAGCTCCCCACACCTTTGAGCAGCCAAGTCCATTGATGGCTACTCTGCGAGTGAACGTTGGACAGGCTGCTCCCATCATATACCAAGGACCACTGTATGATCAAAACGTCACACAGTCAGGTCACCTATACAGTCAGGCAGGTGCTTATAGCCAGGGACAG TTCCTGCCATATCAGTGGCCTGTGGATGAAGTCCCAGGAGCAGCATCTGCTAGTTaccctgctgctcctccatcCCCA TATAACGATGTGCCAGTGGTGAGGCTCCCTGAAGGCATGGGCCAGAACCTGCCTCCTGTTGCAGTGCC GAATGGAGAGGTGGTGTACAGGATTGCAGCAGATGTTTTCACTCCTTCTtactctgctgctcctccactgAACACCTCCGTGTCACA AAAGAGAAAGCATGAAAACCAGTGGGATGGAGATTGGCCATACGTAAAGAAGCCACCAAATGCCTTCATGCTGTTCATGAAGGAGCAGAGACCAAATGTTGTGGCTGAACTGAACGTCAGCGAGAGCGCAGCAGTAAACACTATCCTGGGACAGAGG TGGAAGTCGCTGTCAAATGAGGAAAAGGCCAAATATTATGAAAAGGCAGCCAAAGAGAGACTGCTCCACTCACAGCAACACCCCAACTGGTCATCCAGGGACAATTAT ggcaaaaagagaaagaggatgaggagcAAGGCCCCCACCAGTGTTAAAA TGTTTGCATCTAAACCTGGAGAGGTCACTCAACAGGCCAAGAAGCTGTGTGTGACCCGAGTGCAGATGGCCATGGTGGTGCCTTCTGCCTCACAGACAGCAGTGATGGAGGCTCCTCAAACACAGACAGTCCTGATGCAGACGCCTCACGCACAGACTGCAGGgactctgcatgtgtgtgacatcTGTCACCTGCCACAGGTGTATGAGATCTACTGGCTGGACTCTCCAGCAACAACAGTGTCCACAGAGCTGGATTCCCCCACTGCACCGACTAAAATACAAACGACTGAGCAGCTTAAGCCCCCTCCCCTCACTGCACAGTCTCAGCTGCCCTCCTCTCCGTACACagacatctttttttaa